A DNA window from Phyllostomus discolor isolate MPI-MPIP mPhyDis1 chromosome X, mPhyDis1.pri.v3, whole genome shotgun sequence contains the following coding sequences:
- the LOC114505691 gene encoding LOW QUALITY PROTEIN: putative protein FAM47D (The sequence of the model RefSeq protein was modified relative to this genomic sequence to represent the inferred CDS: inserted 1 base in 1 codon; substituted 1 base at 1 genomic stop codon), producing MDIQRWTYVRDRLDDFRMGCPSADNLIICGPREGFLSMTAQSSPTSPQKDSEKNCTKENCFPSFHQPKITFVEEVEASLTHHPSACYPDLKESLLXDILLKLLEELNPDRNLEDTWAYLTEIPLELNYSKRLGDIRKRKFSLQEGTQERKLRKPPDPYKPKWVKIRYGAWYLNPKTWKRLINDELLIGPKVLKEQEYWSYGRGIEPDIIDDLYGPIAFIDFIRSKGYRMSGMLEKLFLRKKXTVDSVKTPIHQVMKLLSEVHDDTCENN from the exons ATGGACATCCAGCGATGGACATATGTGAGAGACAGGCTGGATGATTTCAGAATGGGCTGCCCATCTGCTGATAATCTGATCATTTGTGGCCCCAGGGAAGGCTTTCTCTCCATGACTGCTCAGAGTTCCCCGACTTCCCCCcagaaagactcagaaaaaaactGCACAAAGGAGAACTGCTTTCCAAGCTTTCACCAGCCCAAAATAACTTTTGTAGAGGAGGTTGAAGCCAGCCTGACCCATCACCCCTCGGCTTGCTACCCGGATCTGAAGGAAAGTCTAC GAGACATCTTATTAAAGCTGTTGGAAGAGCTCAATCCTGACAGGAACCTGGAGGACACCTGGGCTTATT TAACTGAGATCCCTTTGGAACTAAACTACAGCAAAAGGCTGGGTGACATTAGGAAGAGAAAATTCTCTCTACAGGAAGGTACCCAGGAGAGGAAACTCAGGAAACCACCCGATCCTTATAAACCCAAGTGGGTGAAGATAAGGTATGGAGCATGGTATCTGAACCCCAAGACCTGGAAAAGGCTAATAAATGATGAGCTTTTGATTGGCCCCAAAGTCTTAAAAGAACAGGAATATTGGAGTTATGGAAGGGGTATTGAACCAGACATTATTGATGATCTTTATGGACCAATTGCCTTCATAGATTTCATTAGAAGCAAGGGCTACAGGATGTCAGGTATGCTTGAGAAGTTGTTTTTGAGGAAGAAATGAACTGTAGATTCTGTTAAGACTCCTATACACCAAGTAATGAAACTCCTCTCAGAAGTACATGATGATACATGTGAAAATAATTAG